In one Cloacibacillus porcorum genomic region, the following are encoded:
- the thrB gene encoding homoserine kinase — MNHLITLRVPATSANLGSGFDAIGMAVSLYNIFKVIELRPAGEYEVEAHGEGSRELSSPKANLVVKAYEDTCERWKVKGPGFSLWCHNIIPLCRGLGSSAGAVVAGVLIAKYLTGYEADEDELLRAMTVVEGHPDNVAPCYLGGMVVSCWDGQDLRYVNLPALPPEVLCVVAVPDERVKTSDARKALPKEVPFGDAVFNVGRAALLTAAWATGKWDYLKWGMDDKLHQPYRSKLFSGGEVIFSRVEALPECLSVAISGSGPSVIALVKGTTQRVAEAMCRTFTEYGVRSQFFVLDGSAQGARVDVSMELAEALAAAAGLSPKGNTDVCSCEPGTADKAGGCR; from the coding sequence GTGAACCATCTCATAACACTACGGGTGCCCGCCACCAGCGCGAACCTCGGTTCCGGCTTCGACGCGATCGGGATGGCGGTCTCCCTCTACAATATATTCAAGGTCATAGAGCTGCGCCCCGCGGGTGAATACGAGGTCGAGGCGCATGGCGAGGGCAGCCGCGAGCTGTCTTCGCCGAAGGCGAACCTCGTCGTCAAAGCCTATGAGGATACATGCGAACGCTGGAAGGTGAAGGGGCCGGGCTTCTCTCTCTGGTGCCACAACATCATCCCGCTCTGCCGCGGCTTAGGAAGTTCGGCGGGCGCTGTCGTCGCGGGCGTGCTCATCGCCAAATACCTCACCGGCTACGAGGCCGACGAGGACGAGCTGCTGCGCGCGATGACCGTCGTCGAGGGCCATCCCGACAACGTCGCCCCCTGCTATCTCGGCGGCATGGTCGTGAGCTGCTGGGACGGACAGGATCTGCGCTACGTCAACCTGCCGGCGCTGCCGCCGGAGGTGTTATGCGTCGTCGCAGTTCCCGACGAACGCGTCAAAACCTCGGACGCGCGCAAGGCGCTGCCCAAAGAGGTCCCCTTCGGAGATGCCGTCTTCAACGTCGGGCGTGCGGCGCTGCTCACGGCGGCCTGGGCCACCGGCAAGTGGGACTATCTTAAATGGGGGATGGACGACAAGCTCCATCAGCCCTACCGCAGCAAACTTTTCTCGGGCGGCGAGGTTATCTTCTCGCGCGTCGAGGCGCTGCCCGAATGCCTCAGCGTTGCGATCAGCGGCTCCGGCCCCAGCGTCATCGCGCTCGTCAAGGGAACGACCCAGCGCGTCGCGGAGGCGATGTGCCGCACCTTCACCGAGTACGGCGTGCGCTCGCAGTTCTTCGTCCTTGACGGAAGTGCCCAGGGCGCGCGCGTCGACGTCAGCATGGAGCTTGCGGAGGCTCTGGCAGCCGCCGCAGGTTTGTCCCCTAAAGGAAATACCGACGTTTGCTCATGTGAACCGGGTACCGCGGACAAAGCCGGGGGGTGCAGATAA
- a CDS encoding segregation and condensation protein A encodes MEEEKILENNGENRAAGFEVRLGSFSGPLDLLCHLVESREMDALKLNLTELVTQYINFLVQAKGATLNEMAEFFSFASRLLLRKVHSLFPGQEPEEPDDSLLGDYIETEEELEAIIRRYRPFRAAARWLAAAKERRERCFLRVTDEEDNYYYDIGDLETLASKWWEILALYEERTRAAEYDEDTMLWDEIPDAVPEERQIEERMDELLRIVRGRRLSLRELLSDRNPKTLIVTLLALLEMSRLGMVHIIQTETLGGVEIAAD; translated from the coding sequence GTGGAAGAGGAAAAGATTTTAGAAAATAACGGAGAAAACAGAGCGGCTGGATTTGAGGTCCGTTTGGGCAGCTTTTCCGGGCCGCTTGATCTGCTCTGCCATCTTGTGGAGTCGCGCGAGATGGACGCGCTGAAGCTCAATCTAACGGAGCTGGTCACACAGTATATAAACTTTCTCGTGCAGGCTAAGGGGGCCACCCTCAACGAAATGGCGGAATTTTTCTCCTTTGCGAGCCGCCTGCTGCTGCGTAAGGTACACTCGCTCTTTCCCGGGCAGGAGCCGGAGGAGCCAGATGACTCACTCCTTGGCGATTATATCGAGACGGAGGAAGAGCTGGAGGCGATTATCCGCAGATACCGGCCCTTCCGCGCCGCGGCGCGCTGGCTGGCCGCCGCGAAGGAGCGGCGTGAGCGCTGTTTCCTGCGCGTGACGGACGAAGAGGATAACTACTATTACGATATCGGCGACCTTGAGACGCTTGCCTCGAAATGGTGGGAGATACTGGCCCTCTACGAGGAGCGGACACGCGCCGCCGAGTACGACGAAGATACCATGCTTTGGGATGAGATACCAGACGCGGTCCCTGAGGAGCGGCAGATAGAGGAGCGCATGGACGAGCTGCTGCGGATCGTGCGCGGGCGCAGGCTGTCCCTGCGGGAGCTGCTCTCCGACCGCAACCCTAAAACGCTGATCGTCACCCTGCTGGCGCTGCTGGAGATGTCGCGTCTCGGTATGGTGCATATAATCCAGACTGAGACACTTGGAGGTGTTGAGATTGCCGCTGACTGA
- a CDS encoding Nif3-like dinuclear metal center hexameric protein — MKLSEIIARIEKRIPKSWAESWDNPGLAVGDPRAEIDGIALSLDATADTASAASALGCGLLVTHHPLIFHPLKSVVNDSYVGRTVFSAIRGGVAIYSAHTNWDSSPEGVNFVLALLLGLENIAPLSPSESGAWGMGAIGELTVPIRLGELSDILRERWRLANFTVYGDVERLLGRIALGGGACQEFWPEALSLGADCFITSDIAYHHRQEALDAGLSLVSTDHGEMERASLPALRTVIECETGLPVRLIEEKNAPFTHGRV; from the coding sequence ATGAAACTTTCTGAGATAATAGCCAGAATAGAAAAGAGAATACCGAAGAGCTGGGCGGAATCGTGGGATAATCCTGGCCTTGCCGTGGGCGACCCACGAGCGGAGATAGACGGTATCGCCCTCTCGCTTGACGCGACCGCGGATACGGCATCCGCCGCCTCCGCGCTGGGCTGCGGCCTGCTCGTGACGCACCATCCGCTTATATTTCATCCGCTGAAATCGGTGGTGAACGACAGCTACGTCGGACGGACGGTCTTCTCCGCGATCCGCGGCGGTGTCGCGATATACTCTGCGCATACCAACTGGGATTCGTCGCCCGAGGGCGTGAACTTTGTCCTCGCCTTGCTGCTGGGGCTTGAGAATATTGCGCCGCTGTCGCCCTCTGAGTCGGGCGCGTGGGGGATGGGGGCTATCGGAGAGCTTACCGTTCCCATTAGGCTCGGTGAACTTTCGGATATCCTGCGCGAGCGGTGGCGTCTCGCCAATTTTACCGTTTACGGCGACGTGGAACGGCTGCTGGGAAGGATCGCGCTCGGCGGCGGCGCCTGTCAGGAATTCTGGCCCGAGGCGCTCTCCCTGGGAGCGGACTGTTTCATCACCTCCGATATCGCCTACCACCACCGCCAGGAGGCGCTCGACGCGGGACTGTCTCTCGTGAGCACCGACCACGGCGAGATGGAACGGGCCTCTTTGCCGGCGCTGCGGACCGTCATCGAATGCGAGACGGGACTTCCCGTCCGGCTGATAGAGGAAAAGAACGCTCCCTTTACGCACGGGCGCGTATAG
- a CDS encoding lysylphosphatidylglycerol synthase transmembrane domain-containing protein — MTVQKSFSIFVIIVILSITGVLFWSIDASTFAMLKNADPKLLLCAAALVALGWTLDACKFMTLARAAGEKLSFKSTLAVVWINYFGCAITPMQSGGGPFQIYLLYRDGVSVGKSVAITLVRTLQILFLLALVVPFSLLADPEMLRKYVYMRWYVCYVVIFIIFCAFLLTVSVIRPQWIKHWVNAILVWIKRVGILKSKYLLHAVRWVSREIDAYNTNIKLFTSTGKWWLMLSIFLAVVHLIVYMSIMPCLIKAAGFNVNYIQCLLAESLLLFMLYFVPTPGASGAAEGGAVAVFGLFVPWSVAGVMAVTWRLLSEYTGVALGTFIVVRMLGWCGANKVLIAEHEAIENTEESENEDK; from the coding sequence TTGACCGTCCAAAAAAGTTTCTCAATATTTGTAATAATAGTTATATTGTCAATAACGGGAGTATTGTTCTGGAGTATAGACGCCTCTACATTCGCAATGCTAAAAAACGCGGACCCGAAGCTTTTGCTCTGTGCAGCGGCTCTTGTCGCTCTAGGCTGGACGCTTGACGCCTGTAAATTTATGACGCTCGCGCGTGCCGCCGGAGAAAAACTTTCCTTTAAATCCACGCTTGCCGTCGTCTGGATAAATTACTTCGGCTGCGCCATCACGCCGATGCAGAGCGGCGGCGGCCCGTTTCAGATATACCTGCTCTATAGAGACGGCGTCTCAGTTGGAAAATCCGTGGCGATAACGCTGGTACGTACCCTGCAGATACTATTTCTGCTCGCTCTCGTGGTTCCCTTCTCACTTTTGGCCGACCCGGAAATGCTGCGTAAATATGTATACATGCGCTGGTATGTCTGTTACGTCGTAATCTTCATCATATTCTGCGCCTTCCTGCTTACCGTCAGCGTGATCCGTCCCCAATGGATAAAGCACTGGGTCAACGCCATCCTTGTCTGGATTAAGCGTGTCGGCATCCTGAAATCCAAATACCTGCTTCACGCCGTACGCTGGGTGAGCCGGGAGATCGACGCCTATAACACAAACATCAAGCTCTTTACCTCCACCGGCAAGTGGTGGCTCATGCTCTCCATTTTCCTCGCCGTAGTACATCTGATCGTGTATATGTCCATTATGCCCTGCCTCATCAAGGCAGCCGGTTTCAATGTAAATTACATCCAATGCCTGCTCGCGGAATCCCTGCTGCTCTTCATGCTCTACTTTGTGCCGACGCCCGGCGCGAGCGGGGCGGCCGAGGGCGGAGCCGTCGCGGTATTCGGGCTCTTTGTCCCCTGGAGCGTGGCCGGCGTCATGGCCGTCACCTGGCGTCTGCTCTCCGAATATACCGGCGTCGCGCTTGGGACCTTTATCGTGGTACGGATGCTGGGCTGGTGCGGGGCAAATAAGGTTTTGATCGCGGAACATGAGGCGATAGAAAATACAGAGGAGTCGGAAAATGAAGATAAATAA
- a CDS encoding aspartate-semialdehyde dehydrogenase: MSGRRVAVLGATGLVGREMLYTLEQRNFPVSELIPLASPRSAGKKVVFNGEEITVQAVGEDSFKGVDIALFSAGGKTSKQWAPVAAASGAVVIDNSSAWRMDPEVPLIVPEINAADVSMAKNKGIIANPNCSTIQAVVVLYPLHQAAGLKYINISTYQSVAGTGKAAIESLRDGAKAAIKGEEYKDDVYPHSIAFNLLPHIGAFDDEGISEEEWKMVNESRKIMHIPDLRVSGITVRVPIFRCHGESVTAQFERPLSPAEAREILSRAPGVVVRDDPKNAEYPLPVDTAGKDDVCVGRIRRDTGLDNALAMWVVGDNLRKGAALNAVQIAEKLA; the protein is encoded by the coding sequence ATGAGCGGCAGGAGAGTGGCGGTGCTCGGAGCGACGGGGCTCGTCGGGCGCGAAATGCTCTACACGCTGGAACAGCGTAATTTCCCCGTCTCCGAGCTTATCCCGCTCGCCTCGCCTCGCTCCGCGGGCAAAAAGGTCGTCTTCAACGGTGAAGAGATAACGGTGCAGGCGGTCGGTGAAGATTCGTTCAAGGGCGTAGACATCGCGCTCTTTTCGGCGGGAGGCAAGACCTCCAAGCAGTGGGCCCCCGTCGCCGCGGCAAGCGGCGCGGTCGTCATCGACAACAGCTCCGCCTGGCGCATGGACCCCGAAGTGCCGCTCATCGTTCCCGAGATAAACGCCGCCGACGTCTCAATGGCGAAGAACAAGGGGATCATCGCTAACCCTAACTGTTCGACGATACAGGCGGTCGTCGTCCTCTATCCGCTCCACCAGGCGGCGGGGCTTAAATACATCAACATCAGCACCTATCAGTCGGTCGCCGGTACCGGCAAAGCGGCGATCGAGTCGCTACGCGACGGCGCGAAGGCGGCGATCAAAGGCGAGGAATATAAGGACGACGTCTATCCGCACAGCATCGCCTTCAACCTCCTGCCGCATATCGGGGCGTTCGACGACGAAGGCATCTCCGAGGAGGAGTGGAAGATGGTCAACGAATCGCGTAAGATCATGCACATACCCGATCTGCGTGTCAGCGGCATCACTGTGCGCGTTCCCATCTTCCGCTGCCACGGCGAAAGCGTAACGGCGCAGTTTGAGCGTCCTCTCAGCCCCGCGGAGGCGCGCGAGATACTGAGCAGAGCCCCCGGCGTCGTTGTGCGCGACGATCCGAAAAACGCTGAATACCCGCTGCCAGTCGATACGGCGGGCAAAGACGACGTCTGCGTCGGCCGCATCAGACGCGACACCGGCCTCGACAACGCGCTCGCGATGTGGGTCGTCGGCGACAACCTGAGAAAGGGCGCGGCGCTCAACGCGGTGCAGATCGCGGAAAAGCTGGCTTAA
- a CDS encoding pseudouridine synthase, protein MSDESVRLNRYLAMCGAGARRKVEEYITAGRVKINGVTVNEPGRQVSPNDRVELDGAAVAPVEQRYLIFHKPKGVLCAVEDSRERTVIDILPPEMDRFRLFPVGRLDRDSEGLIILTNDGIFSQELIHPRNGFTKTYEVELRKPLDEERLIRWSRGVQAEEHFLKPISVRRLARAPLQCWFEVVLGEGIKREIRLMARALDNDVRRLFRRKIGKLVLKELAVGEFISVEREVLWDYIKNGKTV, encoded by the coding sequence ATGAGTGACGAAAGCGTACGCCTAAACAGATATCTGGCGATGTGCGGCGCGGGGGCGCGCCGTAAGGTCGAAGAATATATAACTGCGGGACGGGTAAAGATAAACGGCGTCACAGTAAACGAGCCGGGGCGGCAGGTGTCTCCAAATGACCGCGTGGAGCTTGACGGCGCGGCCGTTGCGCCGGTGGAGCAGCGTTATCTTATCTTCCATAAGCCCAAGGGGGTGCTCTGCGCCGTCGAGGACTCGCGCGAGCGCACCGTGATCGACATCCTGCCGCCTGAGATGGACCGCTTCAGGCTCTTTCCCGTCGGACGGCTCGACCGTGACAGCGAAGGGCTCATCATCCTTACAAACGACGGTATATTCTCACAGGAGTTGATCCACCCGCGTAACGGTTTTACAAAAACTTACGAGGTCGAGCTGCGCAAACCGTTGGATGAGGAGCGCCTCATTCGCTGGAGCAGGGGAGTGCAGGCCGAGGAACATTTCCTTAAACCGATATCGGTGCGCCGTCTGGCACGCGCGCCGCTCCAATGCTGGTTCGAGGTTGTGCTGGGCGAAGGGATCAAGCGTGAGATACGCCTGATGGCAAGGGCGCTCGACAACGACGTCCGCCGCCTCTTCCGCCGCAAAATCGGCAAACTCGTTTTGAAGGAGCTTGCCGTGGGCGAGTTCATCTCCGTAGAGCGTGAAGTCCTCTGGGATTATATTAAAAACGGTAAAACCGTATAG
- a CDS encoding response regulator transcription factor yields the protein MKKSRIILADTNSLFTDALRFVLGQEVDFEIETRDETDADSIRSILAAKPDVMVIHQLRPDSGVVQILREVKRRLKDIHILFIVKETTAELFSLASESSSVGIMPEGTNLAEFMEALRAVARGERYISKEILSAALPQDDDEFYDDPLGEITPREREVLYWLSHGLTNREIAQRMILSEKTVKNHVSHMLKKLDLTDRTKAAALAWREGLPQIAEEFFSLPAVQPMLK from the coding sequence ATGAAAAAAAGTAGGATAATTCTCGCTGATACAAACTCACTCTTTACCGACGCGCTTCGCTTTGTGCTTGGACAGGAAGTCGATTTTGAGATTGAGACGAGAGACGAGACCGATGCCGACTCCATTCGCAGCATACTCGCAGCCAAACCGGACGTGATGGTCATCCACCAGCTGCGCCCGGACTCCGGCGTGGTGCAGATACTGCGCGAGGTGAAGCGCCGCCTGAAGGACATACACATCCTCTTTATCGTGAAAGAGACAACCGCCGAGCTCTTCTCCCTTGCGAGCGAGAGCTCCAGCGTGGGCATCATGCCTGAGGGCACCAACCTCGCGGAGTTTATGGAGGCGCTTCGCGCCGTTGCGCGAGGCGAACGCTATATAAGTAAAGAGATACTCTCCGCGGCCCTGCCGCAGGACGATGACGAGTTCTACGACGACCCGCTGGGCGAGATAACGCCGCGTGAGCGCGAAGTGCTTTACTGGCTCTCCCACGGCCTGACGAACAGGGAGATCGCCCAGAGGATGATACTATCGGAGAAGACCGTGAAAAATCATGTCAGCCATATGCTGAAAAAACTTGATTTGACAGACCGTACGAAGGCGGCCGCGCTTGCATGGAGAGAGGGGCTGCCGCAGATAGCGGAAGAATTTTTCTCGCTTCCCGCGGTGCAGCCTATGTTAAAATAG
- the scpB gene encoding SMC-Scp complex subunit ScpB, protein MLRLPLTEENENMGLLERQIEALLFVSPQPVSAATMADHLGVSLERVERAVAAIKNSYAKGRGLTLLNLAGGWQMATAPDLADTVESFSAYLSMQRIRLSRAALETLSVIAYNQPITMAEIEEIRSVRCDRVVETLLKNGLIDRPRRENKRKSLRRYRTTNKFLEIFGLSSISALPTLEELREDYEDDEELPSVEEVPTEEGEMEQSDE, encoded by the coding sequence GTGTTGAGATTGCCGCTGACTGAAGAAAACGAAAATATGGGGCTTCTTGAACGGCAGATAGAGGCGCTGCTCTTCGTCTCGCCGCAGCCCGTCTCGGCGGCGACGATGGCCGATCACCTGGGCGTCTCTTTAGAGCGTGTGGAGCGCGCCGTCGCCGCGATAAAAAACAGTTACGCGAAGGGGCGGGGGCTGACGCTGCTGAATCTCGCGGGGGGCTGGCAGATGGCGACCGCCCCCGACCTCGCCGACACGGTGGAGAGCTTTTCGGCCTACCTCTCAATGCAGCGTATCAGGCTCTCCCGCGCGGCGCTTGAGACGCTTTCGGTGATCGCCTACAACCAGCCGATCACGATGGCGGAGATCGAGGAGATACGTTCCGTGCGCTGCGACCGTGTCGTCGAGACGCTGCTGAAGAACGGCCTCATCGACAGGCCGCGCCGCGAGAATAAGAGAAAATCCCTGCGGCGTTACCGCACGACCAATAAATTCCTGGAAATATTCGGCCTTTCGAGCATCAGCGCCCTGCCGACGCTCGAGGAGCTGCGCGAGGACTACGAAGACGACGAGGAACTTCCCTCAGTGGAGGAGGTCCCGACGGAAGAGGGAGAGATGGAGCAGAGTGATGAGTGA
- a CDS encoding tRNA 2-thiocytidine biosynthesis TtcA family protein produces the protein MIRPDDSILIGLSGGKDSLLLALALAILKKRSPVRFSLRACLIDQSNGAMEPERLAEYMAALGIPLTIVKHPTYQIMKEREERSPCSLCANMRRGILANQAKELACGVIALGHHKDDAAETVLMNLFYGGRFKCFHPHLYMSRTRMRVIRPFVYIEERQIRLEAERLSLPVISSCCPYGDKSKRKSTKEIVAALEREMPELKSNIVHALRHLKENESWPAGMLNE, from the coding sequence ATGATACGCCCGGATGACAGCATATTGATCGGGCTTTCAGGGGGAAAAGACAGCCTTTTACTGGCGCTGGCGCTGGCAATATTGAAAAAACGCAGCCCCGTGCGTTTTTCGCTGCGGGCCTGCCTCATAGACCAGTCGAACGGAGCGATGGAGCCGGAACGGCTCGCCGAATATATGGCTGCCCTCGGCATACCGCTGACGATCGTAAAACACCCCACATATCAGATCATGAAGGAGCGCGAAGAGCGCTCTCCCTGCAGCCTCTGCGCGAACATGAGGCGCGGCATCCTCGCGAATCAGGCGAAGGAGCTCGCCTGCGGCGTCATCGCCCTCGGCCACCACAAGGACGACGCGGCGGAGACGGTGCTGATGAACCTCTTTTACGGCGGCCGCTTTAAATGTTTTCATCCGCACCTTTATATGAGCCGTACGCGGATGCGCGTCATCCGCCCCTTCGTCTACATTGAGGAGCGGCAGATAAGGCTGGAGGCGGAGCGGCTCTCGCTGCCGGTGATCAGCTCCTGCTGCCCCTACGGCGATAAATCGAAGCGTAAGAGCACAAAGGAGATCGTCGCCGCGCTCGAAAGAGAGATGCCGGAGCTTAAGAGCAATATCGTGCACGCGCTGAGACACCTAAAAGAAAACGAGAGCTGGCCCGCAGGGATGCTTAACGAATGA
- the trpS gene encoding tryptophan--tRNA ligase has translation MDDRKRIFSGMRPTGRLHYGHMAGALINWVKLQNEYNCFWGIVDWHAMMSDYADPSKVKENCYEILLDWLAVGVDPEKSSIFIQSHVKQHAEIHLALSMITPLGWLQRCPTYKEQILNLQNKDLSTYAFLGYPVLMAGDILLYKSWGVPVGEDQSAHLELTREVARRFNSFYGDVFPEPETLLTPAAKMPGTDGRKMSKSYGNSLQIAEDMETIWGKVRTMKTDPARERRTDKGTPEKCPVWDVHKFFNRDAQELAELHEGCLSAGIGCVDCKKKLMVHLAEMMDPIQKRRAELAKRPDDLKQILEAGAARARRVAEGTMEDVYSAMNLIH, from the coding sequence ATGGATGACAGAAAGAGGATCTTCAGCGGCATGAGGCCCACGGGGCGGCTCCATTACGGCCATATGGCGGGGGCGCTCATCAACTGGGTGAAGCTGCAGAACGAATATAACTGCTTCTGGGGCATCGTCGACTGGCACGCGATGATGTCCGACTACGCCGATCCGAGCAAGGTGAAGGAAAATTGCTATGAGATCCTGCTCGATTGGCTTGCGGTCGGCGTCGACCCCGAAAAGTCTTCGATCTTCATCCAGTCGCACGTCAAGCAGCACGCGGAGATCCACCTAGCGCTTTCGATGATCACGCCGCTTGGATGGCTTCAGCGCTGCCCGACATATAAGGAACAGATACTCAACCTCCAGAACAAAGATCTTTCGACCTATGCCTTCCTGGGCTATCCAGTGCTGATGGCGGGAGACATCCTGCTCTACAAGTCGTGGGGCGTGCCGGTGGGCGAGGATCAGAGCGCCCATCTTGAGTTGACGCGCGAGGTCGCGCGCCGCTTCAACAGCTTCTACGGCGATGTATTCCCCGAGCCGGAAACGCTGCTGACCCCCGCCGCGAAGATGCCCGGTACCGACGGCCGCAAGATGAGCAAATCGTACGGCAACTCTCTGCAGATCGCCGAGGATATGGAGACGATCTGGGGCAAGGTGCGCACGATGAAGACCGACCCGGCGCGCGAACGCCGGACCGACAAAGGGACGCCGGAAAAATGCCCCGTCTGGGACGTGCATAAGTTCTTCAACAGGGATGCGCAGGAGCTCGCGGAGCTCCACGAGGGCTGTCTGAGCGCCGGCATCGGCTGTGTCGACTGCAAAAAGAAGCTGATGGTGCATCTCGCTGAGATGATGGACCCCATCCAGAAGCGCCGCGCGGAGCTCGCGAAGCGTCCCGACGACCTCAAACAGATACTTGAGGCGGGAGCGGCGCGTGCGCGCAGGGTTGCCGAGGGTACGATGGAAGACGTCTATTCGGCGATGAACCTCATACATTAA
- a CDS encoding aspartate kinase, with protein MEWEKLPLTVLKFGGSSVADSDRMRHVAQIVKKIRDKGFRVAVVVSAMGNMTDELLALASDVATEKDGREMDQLLATGEQQSVALLALALKQYGIPAQSFTALQAGIRAKGFPMEGRIYRIEPDAVEKTLNEGSVAVITGFQAITDNGDVITLGRGGSDLSAVALAASLGADSCQLLKDVTGIMTGDPRIVKNPKKLSQLGFDECMEMAVQGAKVLQARSVEMAARYEIPLYVGSSFVEEEGTWVMSNPVTEGLIIKAVIQDMKVAKVVLLGVPDIPGIAARLFANLAERGVGAEMIIQNYMRGGVNDIGFLVKKTSLEVASQVCRELCREIDAQGVSFDTEIARVSIVGAGIANHPEIPSKMFNILAEAGINIEMIASTALAITCVVGSSRADDAVRELHDHFIDEVAF; from the coding sequence ATGGAATGGGAAAAATTACCGCTCACAGTGCTTAAATTCGGCGGTTCGTCGGTCGCCGATTCCGATAGGATGAGGCATGTCGCGCAGATCGTAAAAAAGATCCGCGATAAGGGTTTCCGCGTCGCCGTCGTCGTCTCGGCGATGGGAAACATGACTGATGAGCTGCTGGCGCTCGCGAGCGACGTCGCGACGGAAAAAGACGGCCGCGAGATGGACCAGCTGCTCGCCACCGGCGAACAGCAGAGCGTGGCGCTGCTGGCGCTCGCGCTGAAACAGTACGGAATCCCCGCGCAGTCGTTTACCGCCCTCCAGGCCGGCATCAGGGCTAAGGGCTTCCCGATGGAGGGGCGTATCTACCGTATAGAGCCCGACGCCGTCGAAAAGACGCTAAACGAGGGCTCCGTCGCCGTCATCACCGGCTTTCAGGCGATCACCGACAACGGCGACGTCATCACGCTCGGGCGCGGAGGCTCCGACCTTTCGGCGGTCGCGCTCGCGGCTTCGCTCGGCGCGGACTCCTGCCAGCTGCTCAAGGACGTCACCGGGATCATGACTGGCGATCCCCGCATCGTGAAGAATCCCAAGAAGCTGTCGCAGCTGGGCTTTGACGAGTGCATGGAGATGGCGGTGCAGGGCGCGAAGGTGCTCCAGGCACGCAGCGTCGAGATGGCGGCGCGCTATGAAATACCGCTTTATGTCGGTTCAAGCTTTGTGGAAGAGGAGGGTACATGGGTAATGAGCAATCCGGTAACAGAGGGACTTATTATAAAGGCAGTCATACAGGATATGAAGGTGGCGAAGGTGGTGCTTCTCGGGGTGCCCGATATTCCCGGCATCGCGGCGCGTCTCTTCGCGAACCTCGCGGAGAGGGGCGTCGGCGCGGAGATGATCATCCAGAACTATATGCGCGGCGGCGTCAACGATATCGGCTTCCTCGTCAAAAAGACGAGTCTCGAGGTCGCGAGCCAGGTCTGCCGCGAACTCTGCCGCGAGATAGACGCGCAGGGCGTCTCCTTTGATACGGAGATCGCGCGTGTCTCCATCGTCGGCGCGGGCATCGCGAACCACCCCGAGATTCCCTCGAAGATGTTTAACATCCTCGCCGAGGCGGGAATAAATATTGAGATGATCGCCTCCACGGCGCTGGCTATCACCTGCGTCGTCGGCAGTTCACGCGCCGACGACGCGGTACGCGAACTGCACGACCATTTCATCGACGAGGTGGCCTTCTAA
- a CDS encoding methyltransferase family protein: protein MKINKKISSLAFKGRGLFWGLFAAGILIFPGEFNAVRFTVGLLLVVAGQMLRFWAAGFIPKYRTEVIGAPILITWGPYSWVRNPLYAGNAVMGLGWSLMVSWGWVGAFVIAFMLLYSLVVIPAEEEFLEDKFGSEYIAYKKTVPALFPWPRRGFPAASRNEKPFDAKRAREEEIYSIRVNIVVTLVIVARLFFL from the coding sequence ATGAAGATAAATAAAAAGATAAGCTCACTTGCATTCAAAGGAAGGGGACTTTTCTGGGGACTCTTTGCCGCCGGGATATTGATATTTCCGGGAGAGTTTAACGCCGTAAGATTCACCGTCGGACTGTTGCTTGTGGTCGCGGGGCAGATGCTGCGTTTTTGGGCGGCCGGTTTTATTCCCAAATATCGTACTGAGGTGATAGGCGCTCCCATATTGATTACCTGGGGGCCTTACAGCTGGGTCAGAAATCCCCTCTATGCCGGAAACGCCGTGATGGGGCTCGGATGGTCGCTCATGGTAAGCTGGGGTTGGGTTGGTGCCTTTGTCATCGCCTTCATGCTGCTTTATTCGCTGGTAGTGATACCGGCGGAGGAAGAATTTCTTGAGGATAAATTCGGCTCCGAATATATCGCCTATAAAAAGACCGTCCCGGCGCTCTTTCCGTGGCCGAGGAGGGGATTTCCCGCCGCTTCGCGCAATGAAAAGCCCTTTGACGCCAAAAGGGCGCGCGAAGAAGAGATATACTCCATCCGTGTGAACATCGTAGTCACGCTGGTGATCGTAGCGAGGCTCTTTTTTCTCTAA